In the Drosophila biarmipes strain raj3 chromosome X, RU_DBia_V1.1, whole genome shotgun sequence genome, one interval contains:
- the LOC108027593 gene encoding probable cytochrome P450 6v1 has translation MVYSTNILLAIVTILTGIFIWSRRTYVYWQRRRVKFVQPTHLLGNLTRVLRLEESFALQLRRFYFDERFRNEPVVGIYLFHQPALLIRDLQLVRTVLVEDFVSFSNRFAKCDGRSDKMGALSLFLAKQPEWREIRTRLAPAFAGAKLKQMFSLMEEIGCDLDWYLKRLTRDLRRGDAERGAVVSIKDVCDLYNTDMIASIAFGLRSYSLRNTQSEIGSHCQDLFRPNVRRIIDLFVIFYLPKLVPLLRPKLFTEPHAEFLRRVIQLVIEERERGGDLRNDLIEMLLTLKKEADLQQDKSHFTHHRDFLAAQAASFEVAGIETCSSSMSFALYELAKQPLMQSRLRREIREAFADDPNGKLTFEAISRMQFLDMVVEETLRKYPIVPLLERECTPINKKRFYSLRPHAECYARRGMPVFISNLAIHHDPKYWPDPERFDPERFSAANKVLQAPMSYLPFGAGPHNCIGMQIGLLQIKLGLAYFLHRHRVEICDRTVERIQFDAKFALLASEHRIYLKVDRL, from the exons ATGGTGTACTCCACGAACATCCTGCTGGCGATCGTGACGATCCTGACGGGCATCTTCATCTGGTCCCGCCGCACCTACGTCTACTGGCAGCGCCGCCGGGTGAAGTTCGTCCAGCCCACCCACCTGTTGGGCAACCTGACCCGCGTCCTCCGCCTGGAGGAGTCCTTCGCCCTCCAGCTGCGCCGCTTCTACTTCGACGAGCGCTTCCGCAACGAGCCCGTCGTGGGCATCTACCTGTTCCACCAGCCCGCGCTCCTCATCCGCGACCTGCAGCTGGTGCGGACCGTGCTCGTCGAGGACTTCGTCAGCTTCTCGAACCGCTTCGCCAAGTGCGACGGGCGCAGCGATAAGATGGGCGCCCTATCGCTCTTCTTGGCCAAGCAGCCCGAGTGGCGCGAGATCCGCACCCGCTTAGCGCCCGCCTTCGCCGGCGCCAAGCTGAAGCAGATGTTCTCGCTGATGGAGGAG ATCGGCTGCGACCTGGACTGGTATCTGAAGCGCCTGACCCGAGACCTGCGACGCGGCGACGCCGAGCGCGGGGCCGTGGTGAGCATCAAGGATGTGTGCGACCTCTACAACACGGACATGATAGCCAGCATAGCCTTCGGCCTGAGGTCCTACAGCCTGAGGAACACGCAATCGGAGATCGGGTCACACTGTCAGGACCTGTTCCGGCCGAACGTCCGTCGAATAATCGACTTGTTTGTGATCTTCTACCTGCCCAAACTGGTGCCGCTGCTGCGGCCCAAGCTTTTCACGGAGCCGCACGCGGAGTTCCTGCGCCGGGTCATCCAGCTGGTGATCGAGGAGCGGGAGCGCGGCGGCGATCTGCGCAACGATCTCATCGAGATGCTGCTGACGCTCAAGAAGGAGGCGGACCTGCAGCAGGACAAGTCGCACTTCACGCACCACCGCGACTTCCTGGCCGCCCAGGCGGCCTCCTTTGAGGTCGCCGGCATCGAGACCTGCTCGTCGAGCATGTCCTTCGCCCTCTACGAGCTGGCCAAGCAGCCGCTGATGCAGTCCCGCCTGCGCCGCGAGATCCGCGAGGCCTTCGCCGACGACCCCAACGGCAAGCTCACCTTCGAGGCCATCTCCCGGATGCAGTTCCTCGACATGGTCGTCGAGGAGACGCTGCGCAAGTACCCGATCGTGCCGCTCCTGGAGCGCGAGTGCACGCCGATCAACAAGAAGCGCTTCTACTCGCTGCGGCCCCACGCCGAGTGCTACGCCCGCCGCGGGATGCCCGTGTTCATATCCAACCTGGCCATACACCACGATCCCAAG TACTGGCCGGACCCGGAGCGCTTCGACCCGGAGCGATTCAGCGCGGCGAACAAGGTGCTGCAGGCGCCCATGTCCTACCTGCCCTTCGGGGCCGGGCCGCACAACTGCATCGGGATGCAGATCGGGCTGCTGCAGATCAAGCTGGGCCTCGCCTACTTCCTGCACCGCCACCGCGTCGAGATCTGCGACCGCACCGTGGAGCGCATCCAGTTCGACGCCAAGTTCGCGCTGCTGGCCAGCGAACACCGCATTTACCTCAAGGTCGACCGCTTATAG